The sequence GTTGTGGGGGGGAACGTATGGCTCACACACTCTATTCCGGCAGATACCAAAATTTTTATGGAAGAGCCCCGCCTGATTATTAAAAACAAAGGAGGCGGTAAGTGAAGGCGATTAACGACATTACCCTGGCTTGCGGCAATACTCCCTTGGTCTATCTGGAAACACACTCCCGAAAATGCGGGGCACACCTGTTTGCCAAACTGGAGTATTTCAATCCACTGGGCAGCGTTAAGGACCGGATTGGTCTTGCCATGATTGAGGCGGGCCTGAAAAGTGGACAGATCGGACCGGATACATTGATCGTGGAACCAACTTCAGGGAATACCGGTATTGCTCTCGCGTTTGTGGCCTGCATAAAGGGGCTGAAGCTTGTGTTGACGATGCCGGAAACCATGAGTCTGGAACGCCAAAAATTGTTGCGTCATTTAGGGGCACAATTAATTCTGACGCCGGGACACCTTGGCATGCAGGGTGCCGTGGACAAAGCGGCCGAGGTGGTGGCAACCCGCGAAAATACCTATATGCCCGACCAGTTTTCAAATCCTGCCAACCCGACTGCCCACCGGACCACCACCGGGCCGGAGATCTGGGAGGCAACACAAGGCCGGGTTGATATTTTTGTGGCCGGGGTAGGTACCGGCGGCACCATAAGCGGGGTTACGGAATATATTAAGGGTAAACGCCCGGATTTTATGTCCGTTGCCGTGGAACCGGCTGAATCACCAGTACTTTCGGGGGGGAAAGCCGGGCCTCATGTTATCCAGGGTATTGGCGCAGGATTTGTCCCGGCTAACTTGAAGCGGGAGCTGGTCGACCAAATTTTTTCGGTCAAAGGAGAAGATGCCATAAATGCCGCCAGAACCCTTGCCAAGTCATATGCAATCCTTTGCGGTATATCCTCTGGCGCCAACTTTCATGCGGCTTTTCAGACAGGCCTGAAGAACACGGGGAAAACCATTGTTTTTATAGTATGTGACACTGGGGAACGTTATATCAGCACTCGCCTGTTCGACCTGTAATTAAATTGTTTGCACCTGTCGGGGGGCTTTCGTTTAGGAGGGCCTTCATTGTTGGTGGGAATAAAGGGGCGGTGTCCAAAATGAACCCCACCTCCTTACCGATTTAAATTGGGTCATTCATGATGCATGGTCAACCCTTGCATGTCGTCTTCCAACTCCTTGACAACTTCTCGCCTTTCTCTTTTCGCCACTTTTTTACCTTATGGCAAATAGGCAAAGGATGTACCTTCAGGAACCAAAATGATCCGGACGTCCCAAGATCTAAAGTAAATCCCTAGCGATAGGTACATCGGCAGATACCGAACTACTGTTAGAAATAATTTCTGCTAATTGCGCCTCCATTACTACCCATACGGCGCTGACAATTCGCCCATCATTCCCTTCTTCTTCTATTGATCGCCGTGCTGTGTTCGCATATTCATTAGAAAAAGAAGTTTTTCGAGTTGGTTTTCTCCAATAGTTATCTTCATTAATTTAAGATCAGCTTTTTTTGCTGCTTCACGACTAAAGCCAACTGTTCCACCAGCAAGAGTTAGGTACTTTATCCCTACATTCACCTCATTATCAGAGTATTTCTCCCATTGTATGTCGTAAGGTCCTGTAACTTTTATCTTTACGAGATATTCTTAGGCCTTACAGTTCCTGCAACACTCAAATAGTTAGGTCTGTTGATTGGTGTTTTTTTTTCTCCATAAGAAACAAAGTTAACGTCTTCACTACCTCCACGAAAATAACTTTTACCATTATATACAAACTTTGAATTTGAAATTTTCACACCCATTTCTATACCTCCTTATTATTAAATTTTCATTGGAAAGTATATGTTAGGCTACCGTTCTTACGTCGGTAGCCTTTTGTTTAGGTGGTCCTCAATGTAAGTAACTTAGGTTTTTTCTGAGCCCTTTAATAAGAGTGATAGCTATCCGGCAACATCAATTCCAGGGTCGCATCCGAGGTGTTTATCGGGATTTTCACATTCAAAGGTAAAGTGCCTGGTATCTTCATGACCTTCAGTTCTTTCGTGGTCGCTTTCAACATAATCTTCAACTTTATTTTCGGCCATTTTATCACCTCATAATATATATTCAGTCTAAAATTGGTTTATTATTTAACTAACGACGTTTATGTCGTTGGATATAATGTAAGGCGTGACTTATTTTAGTCAAGAGTGAAAAGATGTTTTTTATCCGACCCCATCAGATATTTAGGTTTCAGGCGTTTAAATTTCCCTGGGGTCGGTCATATTTTCCGGGCGTAGCATGTCATCCAGTTGTGCTCTGGTAAGCACCTTTTTGTCCAGAACCAGATCATATACATTCATGCCTGTTTTGAGCGCTTCCTTTGCAATGGCCGCTGACTGTTCATAACCGATTACCGGAACCAACGCGGTGACCAATCCAATGCTGGTCTGAACATAACGTTGGCATATATCACGGTTCGCTTCAATGCCGTTAATGCAACGTGCAACCAGTGTGATACAGCCGTTTTTAAGAATCATCATGCCGTGCAGCAGATCAAAGGCAATGATAGGCTCGCCCATACACAGTTCCAATTCACTGGCTTCGGCTGCCATGGATACAACCGTATCGTACCCCATAACCTGATAACAAATCTGGTTCATCAATTCCGGGATAACCGGATTTACCTTGCCCGGCATAATTGAAGATCCTGGCTGCATGGGAGGCAGATTAATTTCATTCAGGCCACAGCGGGGACCGGAAGAGAGCCAGCGCAGATCATTACAGATCTTAGAAATCTGTACGGCCGCAAGTTTGAGATTGGCAGACATGTGGACAAAAATGCCGGCATTCTGGGTGGCCTCCACCAGATTCTTGGCCCTTCGCAACTGAAACCCGCTGACTTGGGTAAGCTTTTTAACTACCAGAGTGGCATAACCTGGCGGACTGTTTATGCCTGTACCAATGGCTGTTGCCCCCATGTTCACATCCCGAAATGCCTCGGCTGCCTGGTTGATGGAATTGATGGCACTGTCAATCATAACCGCATAGGCGCTGAATTCCTGACCCAGGGTCATGGGAACGGCATCCTGATTTTCGGTGCGTCCCATCTTCAATACGTCTTTAAACTCTTCAGCCTTTCTTTCCAGCGAATTGCGCAGTTTTTCCATTGCGTGTACCAGATTTTTTTTGGCGAGCAGTACCGCCAGCTTTATTGCCGTGGGGTAGATGTCATTGGTGGATTGGGAGCAGTTAACATGATCATTGGGATGCAGATATTGATATTCGCCTTTATTGTAACCCAAGATTTCCAGACCGCGATTGGCAATCACCTCGTTGGCGTTCATATTTGTGGAGGTGCCGGCACCGCCCTGAAACATATCAACAGTGAACTGGTCGTGCAGTTTGCCGTACAGAATTTCATCACAGGCCTGGGCTATGGCTTCCATTTTGGTCTGATCAATCGTGCCCAATTCATGATTAGCCATGGCCGCAGCCTTTTTGACCATGGCCAGCGCTTCGACCATGTGTTCAAAATTATTTATATGTATGCCGGAGATGGCAAAATTTTCCATGGCGCGTTGGGTTTGCACGCCATAATATACATCATTGGAAATGTCACGTGTTCCCAGGGAGTCATGTTCCAGGCGAAACCCGCTTGTGACCATGTCATCAGTTTTCTTGTTTTGAAAAATTTTATCGTTAAGTATGCGCATCCGTCGATTAATGCTGACTGCAATCCGGGAAACGATCCTATAAAAAAAATCAGGCTCGGTTTCTCTAAACACATCAATTTTTTCCCGTGATATCTGCCAGATTGTCACACCGTTTCGTGTAAACGCACCATTGACGTGTGTGTCATCCCCCAGAAAAGCACTTTCGCTGATCATGGACCCTGCAAGCATCGACCCAACTTTGCGTGAAGATCCATGCAGTCCACGCACCAGTTCAACGCCTCCCTCAAGAATAATACCGGCCCATCTTCGGGGCGTTGATTCGTGGAATATCCATTCATTGGGCCGGTACACCTGGTCCTGGCCTTCGGTGAAAAAAGTTGCAAGATCCTTTTCCGTGATACCGGTGGCTTTTGCGGCCTGCTTGATAATATTTTGTTTTATCAACATAAAATTTTCCTACCAATAATTGCGATAAGGGGCAAGGGAAATTGGATAACGTATTTTTTGCGTTTTAGAGTAGCTCAACAAAATTATGTTATCACAAAGAAGTGAAAAAATAGCCCCGGTATTGATTAATTTCTACAGGGTATAATAATATTTCCATCAACTAAACACAATAAACTAACGTACCAAGGAAAAACTTATGAATCATTACAGAAAAGAGCTATGGTTTGAGGTGCCCGGCCGCAGGGCATTTATCAATATTACCCCTAAATTTAGGATGACAATATCATGAGACTTCTTTTGGTTGAGGATGATGAAAAGATTGCCAAGTTCGTTGAAAAGGGGCTAAAGTCATCCGGGTTTGCCGTGGATATCGCCGGTACAGGCCCGGACGGTCTTGATATGGCGTTAGGTGCGGATTTTGATACCCTGATCATCGACATCATGCTGCCGGGCATGGATGGATTTGCCTTGATAGAAAAATTGCGGGCCAGTGGTAAAAATACCCCAATTATTGTACTTAGCGCCCGGGGCAGGGTGGGGGACCGGGTTAAGGGTCTTGAGGCCGGGGCGGATGACTACCTGACCAAACCCTTTTCTTTCTCAGAATTGCTGGCCCGGGTTCAGGCACTCATCCGGCGTGCCGGGAACAGCACCGAACCGGTGTCCCTGTCCTATGCGGATTTAAGTGTGGATATTGTCAAACGTCGAGTCCAAAGAGGGGATGATTTTATTGAGCTGCAGCCCCTGGAATTTTCCCTGCTGGAATATCTGGTACGCAACCGGGAGCGTGTGGTTTCGAAAACCATGATTATGGAACATGTCTGGAATTATAATTTCGATCCCATGACCAATGTGGTGGAAGCCCGAATTTGCCGGTTGCGCGATAAGATTGACAAGGGCTATTCAAGCAAACTTATCCACACGGTCCGGGGGGCTGGGTATGTATTAAAGGCAGAAGATGCCTGAATTTTTCCGCATTGGCTTTTTCAGGAGTATCGCCTTTCGTCTGACCGTATGGTATGCAGGTATTTTTTCCATTTCATCCTGTGTGGCGTTTGGCCTGTTTTATTTTCTTGCCACCCAGACCATTATGAATCAGGTGGACCAGGAACTGATAGACAAAGCCGGTTATTTTCGTACGGTCATCAGCCGGGGGGGGATTGTCGGTGCCCAGAATCTGGCAGTCATTGAGGCCCAGGCTGCCGGGGAAAAGCAGATTTTTTTCAGGTTGCTCTATCCCACAGGCGAAGTTTTTGCCTCCTCATCCATGTCCTATTGGAAAGATGTCCGCATAAACAAGGAAATGATAGACCGGTTGATGACGTCCCGGAATACCGTGTTTAATACGGTTCATATTGCAGGCCAGAAACAGAACGCCAGAATGATGTATACCTTTGTGGGCTCCAATGTTATTTTGCATACCGGCCTTGCCATGAATGCATATTCCCGGTTTTTATCCGGTTTTAAAAAAATATTTTCCATCTCCATGGGGTTTGTTATTTTATTTTCAGCTGTTTCAGGCATGTTTTTATCCCGGGAGGCACTATACGGGGTTGCGGCCATCAGGGCGACAGCGAGCACCATAACCGGATCCAATCTGAACGAACGCGTTCCGGAATCCGGCAGCCGGGACGAGCTTGATCTTCTGGCTGTGACATTCAACCGGATGCTGGATCGAATTTCTGCTCTGGTAAAAAGTATGCGGGAGATGTCTGATAATATTGCCCATGATCTTAAAAGTCCGCTGACCCGGATCCGGGGATTTGCGGAACTGGCCTTGATTCAGGAGACTGATGGGGATATCGAGTCCTACCGGACCATGGCGGCGAACACCATTGAAGAAACCGATCATCTGCTGGATATGATCAATACTATGCTGGTCATCTCCCGGGCCGAGGCCGGGGAGGCTGACTTTGAGTGCGCACCCGTGGATTTAAGTGCCATGATCATTGACGCCTGGGATTTGTTTTTGCCCTTGGCCGAAGATAAGCAGATTACCTTTACCCAGAAGGTGGATAAGACGTTGTGGATACAGGGGGATGCCGGCATGCTCCAGCGTGCCTTTGCCAATTTGATTGACAATGCCATTAAATACACCCCTGAAAAAGGCCATGTCCATTTGACGCTGCAGGCTTGCGGCAAAGAACTGGTGGAAATTCAGGTCCAAGATTCCGGGCCCGGTATTGATCCACAAAACCGTCAAAATATTTTTGAGCGGTTTTTCCGGGAAGAATCTTCCCGGACAACACCGGGTACAGGGCTTGGTTTAAGCCTTGCCAAAACCATTATAGAACAGCACGCGGGCTCAATTTCAGTGCAACCCTGTGAAAATGGGGGAAGTGTTTTTATCGTAACATTACCGCATCGTAATTTTAAGATCATTTAAAAATTATCTTTGTGTTTTATTCTTTGTATGTGTTCATAAAGCAAGCGTATGAAATACAATAATATTATAGTTTTTAACGGAGGTATGAAAATGAGACCTGTGGATCGACAAATCAGAATTATTACTGCATGTCTGATGCTTTTTGGCCTTTTGGCTTTTCCCGCACTGTCAGGTGCACAGCCCCGGATGATTCCGGCAAATTTTTCACAACTGGCGCAACACGCCAAGCCTGGTGTGGTTAATATCCAGACCGTAAAGACAATTAAAGGCGGCGGCCGGGTTTTTCGGCATTTTTTCGGGTCCCCTTTCGGCAACCAGCCGGGGATAGAGGAATTTTTCAGTCCCTTTAGGAGTATGCCGAGAAATCGTAGGGAAAGCAGCCTTGGATCAGGTTTTATCATTGATAAGGCAGGATACATTGTAACGAATAACCATGTGATTAAAGATGCGGACCAGGTCAAGGTGATCCTTCATGATGACCAGGAATATGATGCCCGGATTATCGGCGTAGATCCTGTAACAGACCTTGCATTGATAAAGATTGATGCCAAGGGGCTTAAACCCTTGAAATTCGGCTCCTCCAAGGATGCTCCGGTCGGTTCCTGGGTTGTGGCCATTGGTTCTCCCTTTGGTCTTGAGCAGACTGTGACCGCGGGCATCATTTCAGCCAAAGGCAGGATCATCGGCTCCGGTCCCTATGATGATTTTATCCAGACCGATGCATCCATTAATCCGGGTAACTCCGGCGGACCGTTGCTGAATATGGACGGTGAAGTGGTCGGTATCAACACCGCGATTATTAAATCCGGCCAGGGCATTGGTTTTGCCATTCCTTCGGATCTTGCGACCAGTGTCATCGATCAGCTTAAGGATTCCAAGCGCGTATCCAGAGGATGGTTGGGCGTCTCCATTCAGGATGTAAGCCAGGAGATGAGTGAATACTATAAGTTGGATCCGGATCAAGGTGTTTACGTGGCAAAAGCCTATGAGGATAATCCTGCCTATGAGGCCGGCATCCGCCAGGGGGACATCATCATCAGTGTTGAGGATGAAAAAATCAGCTCATCCAGGGATTTGACTATGACCATTGCCAATTTAAAGGTGGGCTCCAAGGTCGATATTGGGGTGGTTCGCCAGGGAAAAACTAAAACGTTTACGGTTAAACTTGGTGAACGTCCGGATAGCTCAGAAGATTTCCAGTCTGGAGAAGAACTCAATAACTTTGATGAGTTAGGTTTTATGTTTAGAACATTGGATAAGGATTTAGCCGATCAGCTTGGCTATCCTTTATCCATTAAAGGGCTTGTGGTGATCCGGATTGATCCGGGTTCCCAGGCAGCAATGTCCGGCGTGAGAGTCGGAGATCTGCTGGTGGAAATAAACCATAAAAAAATTACCGGCACACGTGACTATACCCAGGCGATGCGTAAGATAGAGAAAGGACAGACCGCCCATATGCTATTTAGACGGGGTAATTCTCAGATATTTGTGGTTCGGTTTGAAAAATAGAAAGGAGAAAAGTCATGTTAACCGTTTATGGGGCTGAATGGTGTACCCATTGCACACAGACCGTTTCTTATTTGGAGCAGAAAAATATTGATTTCAAGTATGTTGATATTGAATCAGCACCCGATGACGTGGTGCAGCAGGTCATTGAGGTTAACGGCGGTGATGACTGGGTGATTCCCACGCTTGAAAACGGCGGCAAATGGCGGCCGGGAAAGGAGTTCAACCGTGTTGAAATCGACAGCGACCTGAGGGCTCTTGGTGTCAAACTGGACTGATGGTGACGTTTTTGGGGTTTAAGGGTCATGGAAAATTATCATTTGATAATGCTGGTGTCATGTTCAGGTCATGTTCAGGTGCTAACGTATTATTTAACGCTGGATTAATTGCTGTTGCGACCAATATGGTGAAAACCATTATTGATAGATTATAACCAGCGCAAAATCTCCCTCCTTTTTTTAAAACGGGCTGCCTTTTTCAGGGCAGCCCGTTTTGCTGTCTTGCGCTTGCGGATTGCAGAGTCTGGACATGGTTAAGGGATTTGGAAAATCTCCCCTTTTTTTCGAATTTTTAATACAAGTGCTATGAGCCCATATACAATATGATCAGTAATATCAAATAGTAAAAATTTGGAGAACGTTTGGATGTCGAAGGAAGGATAG comes from uncultured Desulfobacter sp. and encodes:
- the cysK gene encoding cysteine synthase A codes for the protein MKAINDITLACGNTPLVYLETHSRKCGAHLFAKLEYFNPLGSVKDRIGLAMIEAGLKSGQIGPDTLIVEPTSGNTGIALAFVACIKGLKLVLTMPETMSLERQKLLRHLGAQLILTPGHLGMQGAVDKAAEVVATRENTYMPDQFSNPANPTAHRTTTGPEIWEATQGRVDIFVAGVGTGGTISGVTEYIKGKRPDFMSVAVEPAESPVLSGGKAGPHVIQGIGAGFVPANLKRELVDQIFSVKGEDAINAARTLAKSYAILCGISSGANFHAAFQTGLKNTGKTIVFIVCDTGERYISTRLFDL
- the aspA gene encoding aspartate ammonia-lyase; this encodes MLIKQNIIKQAAKATGITEKDLATFFTEGQDQVYRPNEWIFHESTPRRWAGIILEGGVELVRGLHGSSRKVGSMLAGSMISESAFLGDDTHVNGAFTRNGVTIWQISREKIDVFRETEPDFFYRIVSRIAVSINRRMRILNDKIFQNKKTDDMVTSGFRLEHDSLGTRDISNDVYYGVQTQRAMENFAISGIHINNFEHMVEALAMVKKAAAMANHELGTIDQTKMEAIAQACDEILYGKLHDQFTVDMFQGGAGTSTNMNANEVIANRGLEILGYNKGEYQYLHPNDHVNCSQSTNDIYPTAIKLAVLLAKKNLVHAMEKLRNSLERKAEEFKDVLKMGRTENQDAVPMTLGQEFSAYAVMIDSAINSINQAAEAFRDVNMGATAIGTGINSPPGYATLVVKKLTQVSGFQLRRAKNLVEATQNAGIFVHMSANLKLAAVQISKICNDLRWLSSGPRCGLNEINLPPMQPGSSIMPGKVNPVIPELMNQICYQVMGYDTVVSMAAEASELELCMGEPIIAFDLLHGMMILKNGCITLVARCINGIEANRDICQRYVQTSIGLVTALVPVIGYEQSAAIAKEALKTGMNVYDLVLDKKVLTRAQLDDMLRPENMTDPREI
- a CDS encoding response regulator transcription factor, with product MRLLLVEDDEKIAKFVEKGLKSSGFAVDIAGTGPDGLDMALGADFDTLIIDIMLPGMDGFALIEKLRASGKNTPIIVLSARGRVGDRVKGLEAGADDYLTKPFSFSELLARVQALIRRAGNSTEPVSLSYADLSVDIVKRRVQRGDDFIELQPLEFSLLEYLVRNRERVVSKTMIMEHVWNYNFDPMTNVVEARICRLRDKIDKGYSSKLIHTVRGAGYVLKAEDA
- a CDS encoding HAMP domain-containing sensor histidine kinase, producing the protein MPEFFRIGFFRSIAFRLTVWYAGIFSISSCVAFGLFYFLATQTIMNQVDQELIDKAGYFRTVISRGGIVGAQNLAVIEAQAAGEKQIFFRLLYPTGEVFASSSMSYWKDVRINKEMIDRLMTSRNTVFNTVHIAGQKQNARMMYTFVGSNVILHTGLAMNAYSRFLSGFKKIFSISMGFVILFSAVSGMFLSREALYGVAAIRATASTITGSNLNERVPESGSRDELDLLAVTFNRMLDRISALVKSMREMSDNIAHDLKSPLTRIRGFAELALIQETDGDIESYRTMAANTIEETDHLLDMINTMLVISRAEAGEADFECAPVDLSAMIIDAWDLFLPLAEDKQITFTQKVDKTLWIQGDAGMLQRAFANLIDNAIKYTPEKGHVHLTLQACGKELVEIQVQDSGPGIDPQNRQNIFERFFREESSRTTPGTGLGLSLAKTIIEQHAGSISVQPCENGGSVFIVTLPHRNFKII
- a CDS encoding Do family serine endopeptidase → MRPVDRQIRIITACLMLFGLLAFPALSGAQPRMIPANFSQLAQHAKPGVVNIQTVKTIKGGGRVFRHFFGSPFGNQPGIEEFFSPFRSMPRNRRESSLGSGFIIDKAGYIVTNNHVIKDADQVKVILHDDQEYDARIIGVDPVTDLALIKIDAKGLKPLKFGSSKDAPVGSWVVAIGSPFGLEQTVTAGIISAKGRIIGSGPYDDFIQTDASINPGNSGGPLLNMDGEVVGINTAIIKSGQGIGFAIPSDLATSVIDQLKDSKRVSRGWLGVSIQDVSQEMSEYYKLDPDQGVYVAKAYEDNPAYEAGIRQGDIIISVEDEKISSSRDLTMTIANLKVGSKVDIGVVRQGKTKTFTVKLGERPDSSEDFQSGEELNNFDELGFMFRTLDKDLADQLGYPLSIKGLVVIRIDPGSQAAMSGVRVGDLLVEINHKKITGTRDYTQAMRKIEKGQTAHMLFRRGNSQIFVVRFEK
- a CDS encoding glutaredoxin domain-containing protein codes for the protein MLTVYGAEWCTHCTQTVSYLEQKNIDFKYVDIESAPDDVVQQVIEVNGGDDWVIPTLENGGKWRPGKEFNRVEIDSDLRALGVKLD